Proteins encoded in a region of the Pseudomonas viciae genome:
- a CDS encoding class I adenylate-forming enzyme family protein has translation MNNAGIIDLVPVEVRSVWERDGTYPNRSVYQLFREHAQREPEKTAVLSPEGTLSYGQLHDYALRMAAGLRAAGIMPGDVVAYQLTNSWRCCAIDLAAAALGAVVAPFPPGRGSLDIQALVRRCDARAVIVPAEYAGIDLCQVVEALRPTLLSLRVLIVEGSTRDGWLSLQDLLETEPLEAAQLPQVCPNSPVRLLVSSGTESEPKLVAYSHNALVGGRGRFLQRIHPEGATFRGLYLVPLGSSFGSTATFGSLSWLGGSIAVLPQFDVAAAIEAIERLRPTHILGVPTMLQRIAADARLAEVDKSSLQGLICGGSLIDEVTVRRCVEAFGCGFISLYGSADGVNCHNTLDDALEVVFYSVGRPNPAVCAIKIFDEQDQELPQGSVGEIRARGPLSPMQYVNAPELDAQYRDAEGWVKTGDLGYIDADGYLILAGRKKDIIIRGGANISPVQIETLATGHPDVVSVACVAVPDPDLGQRVCICVTLREGAPRFSLSELTDYLREQGLEVNKLPEYLRFYKQLPLTPAGKIDKKSLAAEVAFLESGAGIAC, from the coding sequence ATGAATAACGCAGGCATCATTGATCTGGTTCCCGTTGAGGTTCGCAGTGTCTGGGAACGTGACGGAACCTACCCCAACCGTTCGGTTTACCAACTGTTCCGCGAGCACGCCCAGCGTGAGCCGGAAAAAACCGCCGTGCTCTCACCCGAGGGCACCCTCAGTTATGGCCAGTTGCATGACTATGCCTTGCGCATGGCCGCCGGACTGCGCGCCGCCGGGATCATGCCCGGCGATGTGGTGGCCTACCAGCTCACCAACAGTTGGCGTTGCTGCGCCATCGACCTGGCCGCCGCGGCGCTGGGCGCCGTGGTTGCGCCGTTTCCGCCAGGACGCGGCAGCCTGGACATCCAGGCACTGGTGCGGCGCTGCGATGCCCGGGCCGTGATCGTTCCGGCCGAGTATGCCGGCATCGATCTATGCCAGGTCGTCGAGGCACTGCGCCCGACCTTGTTGTCACTCCGGGTGTTGATCGTCGAGGGCAGTACCCGCGATGGCTGGTTGAGCCTGCAGGACCTGCTCGAAACCGAGCCCCTTGAAGCGGCGCAACTGCCTCAGGTTTGCCCCAATTCACCGGTGCGCCTGCTGGTGTCTTCCGGCACCGAGTCGGAACCCAAACTGGTGGCTTACTCGCACAATGCCCTGGTGGGCGGACGCGGGCGCTTCCTGCAACGCATCCATCCCGAGGGCGCCACGTTCCGCGGGTTGTACCTGGTGCCGCTGGGCTCATCGTTCGGTTCCACCGCCACCTTTGGCAGCCTGTCGTGGCTCGGTGGGTCGATTGCCGTCCTGCCGCAGTTCGATGTAGCAGCGGCCATCGAGGCCATTGAACGGCTGCGCCCGACCCACATCCTCGGAGTGCCAACGATGCTTCAGCGCATCGCAGCCGATGCACGTCTGGCCGAAGTCGACAAATCCAGCCTGCAGGGTTTGATCTGCGGCGGCTCGCTGATCGACGAAGTCACGGTGCGCCGTTGTGTCGAGGCCTTTGGCTGTGGCTTCATCAGCCTGTATGGTTCGGCGGACGGGGTGAACTGCCACAACACGCTGGACGATGCGCTGGAGGTGGTGTTCTACAGTGTCGGCCGACCGAACCCGGCGGTGTGCGCCATCAAGATTTTCGATGAGCAGGACCAGGAACTGCCCCAGGGCAGCGTCGGTGAAATCCGCGCGCGGGGGCCCCTGAGCCCGATGCAATACGTCAACGCTCCGGAACTCGATGCGCAGTATCGAGACGCCGAAGGCTGGGTCAAGACCGGCGACCTTGGCTACATCGATGCAGACGGCTATTTGATTCTGGCCGGACGCAAGAAAGACATCATTATCCGTGGCGGCGCCAACATCAGCCCGGTGCAGATCGAAACCCTGGCGACCGGTCATCCCGATGTGGTCAGTGTCGCCTGTGTGGCCGTGCCGGACCCGGACCTGGGCCAGCGCGTGTGCATTTGCGTGACCCTGCGCGAGGGCGCGCCGCGCTTCAGCTTGAGTGAATTGACCGACTACCTGCGCGAGCAAGGATTGGAAGTCAATAAACTGCCCGAGTACCTGCGCTTCTATAAACAGCTGCCGCTGACACCCGCGGGCAAGATCGACAAGAAATCCCTGGCCGCCGAAGTGGCGTTCCTGGAGAGCGGGGCGGGCATCGCATGTTGA
- a CDS encoding CoA transferase yields the protein MSRLLQGCSLSGCVEQVPAGFAALAASLRYQATALGLEHRHSQGDPLACGLGFAFHHPDLSPIEGVIHGWPDGRAHGVTEHTVQAACGLMSVHGRASGKAQGLGLDYVSTLSASLALQGALAAALGQLRGGRFSHVSSSLGAAGVLGVGQYLAGATASDEAERLLPGATCSKNRPPFVSADGVHFELETLDAEPWRRFWAAVGIDAEQAGQGWKAFLLRYAKAVAPMPTVFRQALARLSMARISALCALNGMAVCPLRSLAERRADEDLPGQLKQGPWAFDCSAADGRTLPALALGELPLSGLTVIESCRRIQGPLAGHLLAMLGAEVLRIELPGGDPLRAMPPCVDGVSVRFDALNRLKPVRELDIKSAAGREELYERVRHADVFLHNWAPGKAAELALDRADLARINPGLVYAYAGGWGHDRPGEPLPGTDFVVQAWSGVGEQIGQASGTPGGSLFTVLDVLGGVVAAQGVTAALVHRALSGQSVRVDSSLLGAANLLCAPSLQDADQPQASLLKGVYPTQSGLLAIDCQTPAQLEQLNRILALDPQTSPQRLDALLGSALSSQAAATWEQALDAAAIPACVVVDDLSQLAQDRRLKPCLSLNAYTSVNAHWSFR from the coding sequence ATGTCGCGTCTTCTACAAGGTTGCAGCCTCTCTGGCTGTGTTGAACAGGTGCCCGCCGGCTTTGCTGCGCTGGCCGCGTCACTGCGCTACCAGGCGACGGCGCTGGGCCTGGAGCACCGCCACTCCCAGGGTGATCCGCTGGCTTGCGGTCTGGGGTTTGCCTTTCATCATCCGGATCTTTCGCCCATCGAAGGGGTGATTCACGGGTGGCCCGATGGCCGTGCCCACGGCGTCACCGAACACACCGTGCAGGCGGCCTGCGGATTGATGTCGGTGCATGGCCGGGCCAGTGGCAAGGCCCAGGGGCTGGGGCTCGATTATGTCTCGACCTTGAGCGCCAGCCTGGCCCTCCAGGGCGCGCTGGCCGCCGCCCTGGGGCAGTTGCGTGGCGGTCGTTTCAGTCACGTCAGCAGTTCCCTGGGCGCCGCCGGGGTGCTCGGTGTTGGTCAATACCTGGCCGGTGCCACGGCCTCTGATGAGGCCGAACGGCTGCTCCCCGGCGCGACCTGTTCGAAGAATCGTCCACCTTTCGTTTCCGCCGACGGTGTGCATTTCGAACTGGAAACCCTCGACGCCGAGCCTTGGCGACGTTTCTGGGCTGCGGTGGGCATCGACGCCGAACAGGCCGGGCAGGGCTGGAAGGCGTTCCTGTTGCGTTACGCCAAGGCGGTTGCGCCGATGCCAACGGTGTTTCGCCAGGCCTTGGCGCGGCTGTCCATGGCTCGCATCAGTGCCTTGTGCGCGTTGAACGGCATGGCTGTGTGCCCGCTGCGCAGCCTCGCCGAGCGGCGTGCCGACGAAGATTTGCCCGGGCAATTGAAACAAGGCCCTTGGGCGTTCGACTGCAGCGCTGCCGATGGCCGGACATTGCCCGCGCTGGCACTGGGCGAGTTGCCCTTGAGCGGTCTGACGGTGATTGAATCCTGTCGCCGGATCCAGGGGCCGTTGGCCGGTCATTTACTGGCGATGCTGGGTGCCGAGGTGCTGCGCATCGAGTTGCCCGGTGGCGATCCGTTGCGGGCCATGCCGCCGTGCGTCGACGGCGTGTCGGTGCGCTTCGATGCCCTCAATCGCCTCAAGCCGGTACGCGAACTCGATATCAAGTCAGCCGCCGGTCGCGAAGAGCTCTACGAGCGGGTCCGTCATGCTGACGTGTTCCTGCACAACTGGGCACCGGGCAAGGCGGCGGAGCTGGCGCTGGACCGCGCCGACCTGGCACGGATCAACCCGGGCCTGGTGTATGCCTATGCCGGTGGCTGGGGCCATGACCGCCCAGGTGAACCCTTGCCGGGCACCGACTTTGTTGTCCAGGCATGGTCCGGTGTCGGCGAACAGATCGGCCAGGCCTCGGGCACCCCGGGTGGCTCGCTGTTCACCGTGCTCGATGTGCTGGGCGGTGTGGTCGCCGCCCAAGGGGTGACCGCCGCCCTGGTCCATCGTGCCCTCAGCGGCCAGTCAGTGCGCGTCGACAGCTCCTTGCTCGGGGCGGCCAATTTATTGTGTGCCCCATCACTGCAGGACGCGGATCAGCCCCAGGCCAGCCTGCTCAAGGGGGTGTACCCGACCCAGTCCGGGTTACTGGCGATCGATTGCCAGACCCCGGCGCAACTTGAACAACTGAACCGAATCCTCGCCCTGGACCCGCAAACCAGCCCGCAGAGGTTGGACGCATTGCTGGGCAGCGCCCTGTCTTCGCAAGCGGCCGCGACCTGGGAACAGGCGCTGGACGCCGCTGCCATACCGGCCTGCGTGGTCGTAGACGACCTGTCGCAGCTGGCCCAAGACCGCCGATTGAAGCCGTGCTTAAGCCTCAATGCCTATACCTCAGTCAACGCTCACTGGAGTTTTCGATGA
- a CDS encoding MoaD/ThiS family protein: MSIFVTVPTLLRTFTQDQKRVEVQGQTVLEVIEDMEKQYPGVKERLIGDGQVHRFVNIYVNDDDIRFADNLATTLKAGDSLTILPAVAGG, translated from the coding sequence ATGTCGATTTTTGTCACGGTGCCAACTTTGTTGCGTACGTTTACCCAAGATCAAAAACGCGTCGAAGTCCAGGGGCAGACCGTTCTTGAAGTCATCGAAGACATGGAAAAACAGTATCCGGGGGTCAAGGAACGACTGATCGGCGACGGTCAGGTGCATCGTTTCGTGAACATCTACGTCAACGATGACGACATCCGCTTTGCCGACAATCTCGCCACCACGCTCAAGGCCGGCGACAGCCTCACCATCCTCCCCGCCGTCGCTGGTGGTTGA
- a CDS encoding circularly permuted type 2 ATP-grasp protein, whose product MPHAFFNEMYDAKGDCRPHYQAFSRWLADTPLELLEQRRREADLLFHRAGITFTLYGDEQGTERLIPFDIIPRSIKASEWQMVERGCIQRVQALNMFLADIYHGQHILKEGIIPAEQVLANEGYQIAMQGLNLHRGIYAHIAGVDLVRDGDGSYYVLEDNLRTPSGVSYMLEDRKMMMRLFPELFAAQRVAPIDHYPNLLLDTLKSSSPLDNPTAVVLTPGRFNSAYFEHAFLAREMGVELVEGADLFVRDDHVYMRTTAGPRQVDVIYRRLDDAYLDPLSFNPDSMLGVPGLIAVYRAGNVVLANAVGTGVADDKSIYPYVDEMIRFYLTEEPILKNVPTWQCRKPQDLSHVLANLPDLVVKETQGSGGYGMLVGPAATAAEIEDFRTRLKARPEAYIAQPTLSLSTCPTFVESGIAPRHIDLRPFVLSGKETRLVPGGLTRVALREGSLVVNSSQGGGTKDTWVVED is encoded by the coding sequence ATGCCCCACGCTTTTTTTAATGAAATGTATGACGCAAAGGGTGACTGCCGCCCGCATTACCAAGCCTTCTCACGCTGGCTGGCGGACACGCCGCTTGAACTGCTTGAACAACGCCGTCGCGAAGCTGACCTGCTGTTCCACCGGGCCGGTATTACGTTCACCCTCTATGGGGACGAGCAGGGCACCGAACGGTTGATTCCATTCGACATCATTCCTCGCAGCATCAAGGCCAGCGAGTGGCAGATGGTCGAGCGGGGCTGTATCCAGCGGGTCCAGGCCCTGAACATGTTCCTGGCCGACATCTACCACGGGCAGCACATCCTCAAGGAAGGCATCATTCCAGCCGAGCAGGTGCTCGCCAACGAGGGTTATCAGATCGCGATGCAGGGCCTGAACCTGCACCGGGGCATTTATGCCCACATCGCCGGTGTCGACCTGGTTCGCGACGGTGACGGCAGTTACTACGTGCTCGAAGACAACCTTCGCACCCCCAGCGGCGTGAGCTACATGCTCGAAGACCGCAAGATGATGATGCGCCTGTTCCCTGAGCTCTTTGCCGCCCAACGCGTAGCCCCCATCGACCACTATCCGAACCTGCTGCTCGATACCCTGAAAAGCTCAAGCCCCCTGGACAATCCCACCGCCGTGGTGCTGACCCCGGGCCGCTTCAACAGTGCCTATTTCGAACACGCGTTCCTGGCCCGTGAAATGGGTGTGGAACTGGTGGAAGGCGCCGATCTGTTTGTGCGTGACGACCACGTCTACATGCGCACCACCGCCGGCCCTCGGCAGGTGGATGTTATTTATCGCCGTCTTGACGATGCCTACCTCGACCCGTTGTCGTTCAACCCCGACTCCATGTTGGGTGTTCCAGGGCTGATCGCCGTTTACCGTGCGGGCAATGTGGTACTGGCGAACGCGGTCGGCACGGGCGTGGCCGATGACAAGTCGATTTACCCTTACGTCGACGAGATGATCCGTTTCTACCTGACCGAAGAACCGATCCTGAAGAACGTGCCCACCTGGCAGTGCCGCAAGCCCCAGGACCTGTCCCATGTGCTGGCCAACCTGCCCGACCTGGTGGTCAAGGAAACCCAAGGCTCCGGCGGCTACGGCATGCTGGTCGGCCCTGCGGCCACGGCGGCGGAAATCGAAGACTTCCGTACGCGCCTCAAGGCCCGTCCCGAAGCCTACATTGCCCAGCCAACCTTGAGCCTCTCCACATGCCCGACCTTTGTCGAGAGCGGCATCGCCCCGCGTCACATCGACCTGCGTCCGTTCGTGCTGTCGGGCAAGGAAACCCGCCTGGTGCCTGGCGGGCTGACCCGCGTGGCGCTTCGCGAAGGCTCGCTGGTGGTGAACTCGTCCCAGGGCGGCGGCACCAAAGACACTTGGGTAGTGGAGGACTAA
- a CDS encoding Mov34/MPN/PAD-1 family protein has translation MLSIRAGLLEAMLEQARRDHPLETCGIVVAPAGVRTAERLVPMDNAARSPTFFSFDPRQQLAVWRALDERDEECRVIYHSHTASIAFPSAEDVRFAGDSSVHYVIVSTLQTVDECIRSFRIINNKVTEERICVVR, from the coding sequence ATGTTGAGTATTCGTGCCGGCCTACTGGAAGCCATGCTGGAGCAGGCGCGGCGGGATCATCCATTGGAAACCTGCGGCATTGTCGTCGCACCGGCAGGTGTTCGCACCGCCGAACGATTGGTGCCGATGGACAACGCCGCCCGTTCGCCAACGTTCTTCAGTTTTGATCCCAGGCAACAACTGGCGGTCTGGCGAGCGCTGGATGAGCGAGACGAGGAGTGTCGGGTGATCTATCACTCCCATACCGCCAGCATCGCCTTTCCGAGCGCCGAAGATGTGCGTTTTGCCGGTGATTCATCGGTGCATTACGTCATTGTTTCAACACTGCAGACGGTTGATGAGTGCATTCGAAGTTTTCGAATCATCAATAACAAAGTGACCGAAGAGCGTATTTGCGTGGTTCGCTGA
- a CDS encoding alpha-E domain-containing protein, with protein MLSRTASDLYWMSRYLERAENLARMLEVSYSLSLMPQAGRSDGHAELAMSLLAAGTLDDYNARYDALNTERMLHFFALDETNPGSIYSCLRAARTNAHAVRGRITADMWENINATWLEMRNIASNGLGRYGISHFCEWVKERSHLFRGATSGTIMRNDAYCFIRLGTFIERADNTLRLLDARYEMFGEESEEVSDNSARGYYQWSALLRALSSFEAFNEIYRNAPNAEQVSEMLLLRADVPRSLHACIEELDHILASLPGNNGRPAQRLAAELNARLRYSGIDEILASGLHQWLTDLIGQIRHLGQTVHESYLEVV; from the coding sequence ATGCTTTCAAGAACCGCTTCTGACCTCTATTGGATGTCCCGCTACCTGGAACGCGCCGAGAACCTGGCGCGTATGCTCGAAGTCAGTTACTCGCTGTCATTGATGCCCCAGGCCGGACGCAGCGATGGCCATGCCGAGCTGGCGATGTCGCTGCTGGCGGCTGGTACGCTGGACGATTACAACGCGCGTTATGACGCGCTGAACACCGAACGCATGCTGCACTTCTTCGCGCTGGATGAAACCAACCCGGGCAGTATCTATAGCTGCCTGCGGGCCGCACGGACCAACGCCCATGCGGTGCGCGGGCGGATCACCGCCGACATGTGGGAGAACATCAACGCCACCTGGCTGGAAATGCGCAACATCGCCAGCAACGGCCTGGGCCGCTATGGCATCAGTCATTTCTGCGAATGGGTCAAGGAGCGCTCGCACCTGTTCCGTGGCGCGACCTCGGGCACCATCATGCGCAACGATGCCTACTGCTTCATTCGCCTTGGGACCTTTATCGAGCGGGCGGACAACACCCTGCGCCTGCTGGACGCACGCTACGAAATGTTCGGCGAGGAGTCGGAGGAGGTCAGCGACAATTCTGCCCGTGGCTATTACCAATGGAGCGCCTTGTTGCGCGCGCTGTCCTCGTTTGAAGCGTTCAACGAGATCTACCGTAACGCGCCCAATGCCGAGCAGGTCTCGGAGATGTTGCTGCTGCGCGCCGACGTTCCGCGCTCGCTGCATGCCTGTATCGAGGAGTTGGACCATATCCTCGCCAGCCTGCCGGGCAACAACGGCCGGCCGGCGCAGCGCCTGGCCGCCGAGCTGAATGCGCGCCTGCGCTATTCCGGGATCGACGAGATCCTCGCCTCGGGCCTGCACCAGTGGTTGACCGACCTCATTGGCCAGATCCGCCATTTGGGCCAGACCGTTCACGAGTCTTATCTGGAGGTCGTATGA
- a CDS encoding glucuronyl hydrolase yields the protein MNLAQAWQEPLRLDETYRAIAAILRRMEQIQASCAQGFPLYCTGADSHWKVSAGGSWLGGFWAGMWWLRAHRSALLDDRRQARRITERLRDKLGSATHHRSLIFHYGAGLGSCLLDDAMAHELAEQAVLELARAFDPLLGCIALGRDMGGGEQGDQRLSIDPLAATLQLFSRRADPRLLSLGRQQLQASFRGCAAGDGAWSSQACHENGQWRADDRPGNWSRGQAWAMLGLSVGARLYGAPYQQDAVQACQYWQRSRGVDAPFNRLSEPQGPDDPCAAAMASLALLGLASQVPAGEVLHHQVGAQLAAIIRGGDFHEGRFVGHCYRTSAAEEQKVESACGSFFLLAALLAWAGELDPNVI from the coding sequence ATGAACCTCGCCCAGGCGTGGCAAGAACCGTTGCGGCTCGATGAGACCTATCGCGCCATTGCGGCGATCCTCAGGCGCATGGAGCAGATCCAGGCCTCTTGTGCGCAGGGTTTTCCGTTGTATTGCACGGGGGCTGACAGTCATTGGAAAGTGTCGGCTGGCGGCTCCTGGCTGGGCGGGTTCTGGGCTGGAATGTGGTGGCTGCGCGCCCATCGCAGCGCACTGCTGGACGACCGTCGCCAGGCCCGCCGGATCACCGAACGGCTGCGGGACAAACTGGGCAGCGCCACGCATCATCGCAGCCTGATCTTTCATTACGGCGCAGGGCTGGGCAGTTGTTTGCTGGATGACGCCATGGCCCATGAACTCGCGGAGCAAGCGGTGCTGGAACTGGCGCGGGCCTTCGATCCGTTGCTCGGTTGCATTGCACTGGGGCGGGACATGGGCGGCGGCGAGCAGGGTGATCAGCGCCTGAGCATCGACCCGCTGGCTGCCACACTGCAATTGTTCTCGCGTCGGGCCGACCCTCGGCTGTTGAGCCTCGGACGGCAACAACTGCAGGCTTCCTTTCGTGGTTGCGCCGCTGGCGACGGGGCCTGGAGCAGTCAGGCTTGCCATGAAAATGGCCAGTGGCGTGCCGACGACAGGCCGGGCAATTGGTCCCGGGGCCAGGCCTGGGCGATGCTTGGCCTGAGTGTCGGTGCCCGGTTGTATGGCGCGCCTTACCAACAGGATGCCGTGCAGGCCTGCCAGTACTGGCAACGCAGTCGGGGTGTGGACGCACCGTTCAATCGCCTTTCCGAACCCCAGGGGCCGGACGATCCCTGTGCGGCGGCGATGGCGTCGCTGGCCCTCCTAGGGCTGGCGTCCCAGGTACCCGCCGGCGAGGTACTGCACCATCAGGTCGGTGCGCAACTGGCGGCGATTATTCGCGGCGGCGATTTTCACGAGGGACGTTTCGTCGGCCATTGCTACCGGACATCGGCCGCTGAGGAGCAGAAAGTGGAGTCGGCCTGTGGCAGTTTTTTCCTGCTGGCGGCATTACTGGCTTGGGCCGGTGAGCTTGATCCAAACGTTATCTAG
- a CDS encoding acyl-CoA dehydrogenase family protein → MRVGSAQDVDERARQVRRFVDERILPVEPELAAEPRQAARRIAELSAQARAAGLWGSFYPQALGGRIASLRAYLLVAEQEGRSEYGPAIFGDDATLDLHMLSRHAGEEIRQRFLAPLAAGTMVSSYGMSEPDSIGSIPATLSSHAELVDGHWRLSGRKWFICRAERAALVTVIARTAPGPLESGLSMLLVPTDLPGFRVERPLSILGRFSGQGELSFDQVQVPASHVLGEVGQGLALMQERLALGRILRSVHWLGLAQRCFDLMCARIHSARGVQARLADKQLVRQRVFRVYQGIASARALLHDAADKYDAGVANSIEVNIAKVAASQALSEAADSAIQIMGAEGLSELSPLSGIYRTARTTHILDGTDDALVSAVGRQLLDSCDETGLDFDWPSVMAGAGR, encoded by the coding sequence ATGAGAGTCGGCAGCGCTCAGGACGTTGATGAGCGGGCGCGCCAGGTTCGGCGTTTTGTCGATGAGCGCATCCTTCCGGTGGAGCCCGAGCTGGCGGCCGAACCCCGACAAGCCGCTCGACGTATCGCCGAACTGAGTGCCCAGGCCCGGGCTGCCGGGTTGTGGGGCAGCTTCTACCCCCAGGCCTTGGGCGGTCGGATTGCCAGCCTGCGTGCTTATCTGCTGGTGGCCGAGCAGGAGGGCCGGTCCGAGTACGGGCCGGCGATCTTCGGCGACGACGCCACGTTGGATCTGCACATGTTGAGCCGCCATGCCGGCGAGGAGATCCGCCAGCGCTTTCTTGCTCCGTTGGCGGCGGGGACGATGGTCTCCAGCTATGGCATGTCCGAGCCGGACAGCATCGGTTCGATCCCGGCGACCCTGAGCAGCCACGCCGAACTGGTTGACGGCCACTGGCGGTTGAGTGGGCGCAAGTGGTTCATCTGCCGTGCCGAACGGGCGGCATTGGTCACGGTGATTGCCCGCACCGCGCCAGGGCCATTGGAGAGTGGGTTATCGATGTTGTTGGTTCCCACCGACTTGCCTGGCTTTCGCGTGGAACGACCCTTGTCGATTCTCGGGCGGTTTTCCGGACAGGGGGAGCTTTCATTCGATCAGGTTCAAGTCCCGGCCAGTCATGTGCTGGGCGAGGTAGGGCAGGGCCTGGCATTGATGCAAGAGCGCCTGGCGCTGGGGCGCATCCTGCGTTCGGTGCATTGGCTGGGGCTGGCCCAACGCTGCTTCGACCTGATGTGCGCACGCATCCATTCGGCCCGCGGCGTGCAGGCGCGGCTGGCGGACAAACAACTGGTGCGCCAGCGGGTGTTCCGGGTTTACCAGGGCATTGCCAGCGCGCGCGCACTGCTTCACGACGCCGCCGACAAATACGATGCCGGCGTTGCCAACAGTATTGAGGTGAACATCGCCAAGGTCGCCGCTTCCCAGGCCTTGAGCGAGGCTGCGGACTCGGCGATCCAGATCATGGGTGCCGAAGGCCTGAGCGAACTGTCACCGTTGTCGGGGATTTATCGCACGGCGCGCACCACCCATATCCTCGACGGCACCGACGATGCGCTGGTGAGCGCGGTAGGCCGGCAGTTGCTCGACAGCTGCGACGAAACGGGCCTGGACTTCGATTGGCCGTCCGTGATGGCGGGGGCAGGTCGATGA
- a CDS encoding MFS transporter produces MSEHNPSRGVWLRLVLTAAMALPMLIFYAVGTLGPLMVADLGVPTHWLGWLITSAFGFAAVLSLWAGPLVNRLGTRRALALLFWSTVAAYGLLASLPGFMGVVLALAACGIAQALANPATNLLIAERVEPRQKAAVVGLKQSGVQVSALFAGLLLPSLALSLGWRGALATLLLPALFLALLGPRVAAREHSGNPLGFALSRPNTRLALLMSVQLCVGIVLSSFVTFLGVFAAQQGMTAQWIGALIAGFGVMGIAARVVLTPLGARMVDESWLLLVLLLLSGVALWLTSLALPVRHWPLWAGALGMGLTAVATNAIAMSMVLRDPGFGSPASAAGLLSAGFFGGFAVGPPLFGLFQRGPWGFADAWLLLIGVLVVGGASSLLLIRLRQRHKASAVTGLRAVK; encoded by the coding sequence ATGAGCGAGCACAATCCTTCACGGGGCGTTTGGCTGCGGCTGGTGCTGACGGCGGCAATGGCCTTGCCGATGCTGATTTTCTACGCAGTCGGCACCCTCGGGCCGTTGATGGTCGCAGACCTCGGTGTGCCGACCCATTGGTTGGGATGGCTGATCACCAGCGCGTTCGGTTTTGCCGCCGTGCTGTCGTTGTGGGCCGGGCCATTGGTCAATCGTCTGGGAACCCGGCGTGCCCTGGCATTGCTGTTCTGGAGCACGGTGGCGGCTTATGGGTTACTGGCGAGCTTGCCCGGATTCATGGGCGTCGTACTGGCCCTGGCGGCCTGCGGCATTGCCCAGGCGCTGGCCAATCCGGCGACCAATCTGTTGATCGCCGAGCGCGTCGAGCCCCGGCAAAAGGCGGCGGTGGTCGGCTTGAAACAGTCCGGGGTGCAGGTCTCGGCCTTGTTCGCTGGCCTGTTGTTGCCCAGCCTGGCCCTGAGTCTGGGCTGGCGCGGTGCCTTGGCCACGCTGCTGTTGCCAGCATTGTTCCTGGCGCTGTTGGGCCCGCGGGTGGCCGCCCGTGAACATTCGGGCAACCCCCTGGGATTTGCCTTGAGTCGACCCAACACACGCCTGGCGTTGCTGATGAGCGTGCAACTGTGTGTAGGCATCGTGTTGTCGTCGTTCGTGACTTTTCTTGGGGTCTTTGCCGCCCAGCAAGGCATGACCGCGCAATGGATCGGCGCATTGATCGCCGGTTTCGGCGTGATGGGCATCGCCGCCCGGGTCGTGCTCACCCCGTTGGGCGCGCGGATGGTCGATGAGTCCTGGTTGCTGTTGGTGCTGTTGCTGTTGTCAGGCGTGGCGTTGTGGCTGACCTCGTTGGCCTTGCCTGTGCGTCATTGGCCGCTGTGGGCGGGCGCCTTGGGCATGGGCTTGACCGCCGTGGCGACCAACGCCATCGCGATGAGCATGGTGCTGCGCGATCCAGGGTTTGGTAGCCCGGCGTCGGCTGCCGGGCTGCTGTCGGCGGGTTTTTTCGGCGGGTTTGCCGTGGGGCCACCTTTGTTTGGCCTGTTCCAGCGCGGACCGTGGGGGTTCGCCGATGCGTGGTTGCTGTTGATCGGCGTACTCGTGGTGGGTGGCGCGTCGAGCCTGCTGTTGATTCGTCTGCGGCAACGCCACAAGGCGTCGGCCGTCACCGGGCTGAGGGCGGTCAAATGA